CCGGACGCATAGTCCATTACTTTATCTCCATCGCTCCGATAAATGTATCACACAGCTTCTGAATATCAATATTATCAGGCTCTTCCCAGTAGCTTATGCTACATACAATAGAACCATCTCCAAGCGGATATATAAATGTTATATCTGTGCTCTTCATATCATATACCGTCATCTGAGCCTCAAGACAGATTACCTCTGTTCCGTCTTTAGCCTTTACCTTGCTGTCTGTAACGGAATCTATCTTAGTATTCTCATCTTCCATATCTTTATATGTTTCTTTTAAGGTCTTAAGATAAGTTTTCGCATCTGCATATTCATTTGCTGAATATATTACATATGCACCACCCTTTGTATCGTTCAATGAGATTGAGTAACTTGAGCCATAACTTCTCTCATATCCCTTAGGGTCATTTATCTTTACAGTTTTATCCCCAATCGCAAGAACTTCCTTTGAATAATCGACATCATCAGTTGCTGCTTCTGTTGTCGCTTCTGTTGCTGCCTCTGTACTAGCTTCTTCCGTAGGATCTGTCGATCCATCATCATCGCCATCATCCTTTTTACCAAGTGGCAGTCCCGCATCTGCGGATTCAAACAAACTTCCCCACGCTGAGATAATCTTCTCTGCACTTTCCGTATTGATATACTGCTGGGCCTCCTCGCCCTGAAGTACTGAATAATCAACGACATCGCTGTCTGCCGGAGCTGAGATCTTACTCTTACTCTCAGCAACGCTCATGCTGCCTGACAATGCCACAAACTCCTGTCCAGAAACATTCAGATTAAACTTAAGATCGTTAAGACTGAATGACTTGCCCTTCTTTACATCAGCCAGAGTTCCTGAATATGTCATCTCGATATCTTCTGAGTTTGCTGTAACCTTACTGCTTCCGTCTATAGCGCCACTCTTCTCATCATATGAAAATACAGTGCTTCCTGTAAATGCCTGAGACTCACCGTCCACATCGGCTGACAAGGTATAATCTGCCGTAACTTCGGTCTTGTCACCACTCTTCTTATTCTTATATGCACAGTCAAATGTGACATTCATCTGTGAACCGTACTCCAGCTTCACAACCATCTTTGTATCCGATGTAACATCTCCATCGCCCATGTGATCCACCGTAACACCAAGTGTCACACCTGCTGCGGCTATATCATACTCTGAATCAATATGAACCACCTTGCCACTGTTGATGTAGACATCTGTCACTATATCCTTTGTGAATACAGCTCCCACAAGTGATGGGATAGTGCCAATAGACTGCTTTATCTGATCCTTTGAAATGTTCATCTCTGCAACCATATCATCAGATATATTACTGTCCACATATTCGTTAAGACAGTCCACAATAGCATTTGACAGATCATTTATCGAACCAGTGGATATTGTGATCGTGTAATGCTCTGCATTTACAGTCTTTCCATTTGCATCGGTGAAACTCTCCTTGCCTACTCTCTCATAGACCATTGAATCCTTAAATTTATCAACTGCAGGAATAAGCTTCTCATCAAGAATCTTTGTAAGAGCCTCTGCATCCACTGTGCCGCCTGCACCAGCCTCAGTGCCACCAAGCTCTGACATGATAGTATTCGCATCGAGAACGAGTGTCTTTGTAAGTAACTCCGGTGATGAAAAGTAAATCTTGTTTCCTATTGAAAGGATCTCTGCTGTCGCTTTCTCACCAGCCGCTGTCATGGAGCCACTTATCTTAAAGTCGTTACTGTCGCCAAATGCTGTGCAACCGTTACACTCGATCTGTGTTCCGCTCAGTGCCTCCGCACCGCTCACATTGTCAAGACTGACCTGTGAGTTAAATTCGATATTGTCAAGGTCAAAATCATTCGCGCCGACTATGCCGCTGATGTTACCATTTTCAAGTTCCTTTGCTGTATTCTCCATGGCATCCTCAACCACTTCCTTAGGTGTCTTTTTGAGGAACACGAGATATACAACAACAAGGGCTGCGATAACGATAAGGGCTGCAACTACCGAGATTATTGCGATCTTGATGCCCTTTCTCTTCTTCGGTGTCTCCGGCTTGTGAGCCTGATCACCATACATATTCATAGTCTGATCATATGTACTCTGTGTCATCTGCTGACCATACTGTCCTGCATACTGCTGATTTGTCTGCTGACCATACTGTCCTGCATACTGCTGATTTGTCTGCTGACCATACTGTCCTGCATACTGCTGGTTTGTCTGCTGACCATACTGTTCTGCATACTGCTGGTTTGCCTGCTGACCATACTGTCCTGCATACTGCTGATTCGTCTGCTGACCATACTGTCCTGCATACTGCTGATTCGTCTGCTGACCATACTGTCCTGCATACTGCTGGTTTGCCTGCTGACCGTACTGTCCTGCATACTGCTGATTCGTCTGCTGACCATACTGTCCTGCATACTGCTGATTTGTCTGCTGACCATACTGCTGGTTTGTCTGCTGACCATACTGTCCTGCATACTGCTGATTTGTCTGCTGGCCATACTGTCCTGCGTTCTGCTGATCCTGCAGCTGACTGGCAGCATTCTGCTCACTTGCTCCATCAGGAGTTACACCTTCCGGTGTTCCATTCAATTCGTTGTCTCCCATAATATTTCCCTTTCTTTGTCATGCATAGGGTATAACCCTGTTTTTTCCTTCCTATAACAATCTACATAAGTATATACAATATGTAAATATTTTTCCAGTGCCTTTACTGCCGATAAAGCATTGGAAAGACATCGTTAAGAGTTATTAATATTCTTCTTCATCTTCAAATCCCAACCCAAGTCTGCCGAGAATAGATGACGGAACATATGCCTCAATGAATATCCCATCATCCAGGTACTCTTCCGTTTTTATCTCACCATACTTGTGTATGAGACCTGTGAGGCCTGCATCTGAGTAGGCAAATGTATGTCTGATGTATATCTTCTGATTTCTGAGTATCTCCTCTATTGCAGATGCCAGCTCGTCAAGTCCCTGACCGTTTTTCGCCGACACGTAGATAGTTCTATCTGCCCTGAGATCCCGCACACCAACCAGATCATCTTTTTCAATCTTGTCAACCTTGTTGAATACCGTTATGATAGGCTTCCCTGATTTCTCATCTATCTTGAGCTGTTTCAAAGTGTGGTACACAGTCTCTATGTTCTTATCCCAGTTCACATCTGAGACATCAACTACATGTATTATAACGTCACAGTATTTTGCCTCCTCAAGTGTTGAGCCAAATGCCTCGACAAGGTGATGAGGCAGTTTCCTTATGAATCCAACAGTGTCCGTGAGCAATATATTCTGACCTCCAGGAAGCCTGTAGTTTCTGGTCGTTGGATCGAGGGTCGCAAATAATTTGTCCTCCTCAAGCACTCCCGCCCCTGTCATAGCATTGAGCAGTGTGGACTTTCCGGCATTTGTATAACCCACTATTCCGGCAACCGGAACCGCACTTCTCTGGCGCTGCTTTCTCTGTTGCATTCTCTGAGCCTCAACGGTCCTAAGTTCCGCCTTGAGCCTTGATATCCTCTCCCTTATAACTCGTCTGTCGATCTCAAGCTTTTTCTCACCTGGGCCTCTTGTGCCTATGCCTCCGCCGAGTCTTGAAAGAGAGTCTCTCATTCCTATAAGTCTGGTCGCCCTGAACTTAAGCTGGGCAAGTTCCACCTGAAGTTTTCCTTCATAGCTTCCTGCATGCGCTGCAAATATATCAAGTATAACCATGGTTCTATCCATAACCTTAATATCCAGTGCATCCTGAAGATTCATGAGCTGGGCAGGTGACAGTTCATCGTCGCAGCATACTCCCGTGGCTCCAAGCTCATATATCATATTCCTGAGTTCCTCAACCTTTCCTCTTCCAAGATACAGGTCATTTGCAATCTTTTCTCTGTTCTGCACAAGCCTGCCCACGACCTCACCGCCTGCCGTGTCTATGAGTTCTGCAAGCTCATCCAGTGAAGCCTGAACCTCAAGGGATACCTCCTTCTGAGTATACCCCCCTGTATCGACGGCAAATATTATTATCTTCTCTCTGATCTTTTCTGCTTCCAGATCATACATTGTACTTTTCTTCTCTGCCATTGATCCACCTCTGCATACGCGCATATGATTACTTAACTATAGTCACCTTTACAGTGTGATACTGTGACCTGTTGCCGGCTGCATCTCTGGCACAGCACACAACCGAGTA
This sequence is a window from Coprococcus eutactus. Protein-coding genes within it:
- the hflX gene encoding GTPase HflX, with product MAEKKSTMYDLEAEKIREKIIIFAVDTGGYTQKEVSLEVQASLDELAELIDTAGGEVVGRLVQNREKIANDLYLGRGKVEELRNMIYELGATGVCCDDELSPAQLMNLQDALDIKVMDRTMVILDIFAAHAGSYEGKLQVELAQLKFRATRLIGMRDSLSRLGGGIGTRGPGEKKLEIDRRVIRERISRLKAELRTVEAQRMQQRKQRQRSAVPVAGIVGYTNAGKSTLLNAMTGAGVLEEDKLFATLDPTTRNYRLPGGQNILLTDTVGFIRKLPHHLVEAFGSTLEEAKYCDVIIHVVDVSDVNWDKNIETVYHTLKQLKIDEKSGKPIITVFNKVDKIEKDDLVGVRDLRADRTIYVSAKNGQGLDELASAIEEILRNQKIYIRHTFAYSDAGLTGLIHKYGEIKTEEYLDDGIFIEAYVPSSILGRLGLGFEDEEEY